A genome region from Chryseobacterium indicum includes the following:
- a CDS encoding ATPase, translating to MVAIVDSGSTKSDWVILDDFKKVFLKTETIGFNPNFINKELIVPEIEKNTSLSTVKNSVTKIYFYGSGCGVQQNCDIIIEELGKVFIGAEIIVKEDLTAAAYAAYRGKPAIVCILGTGSNSCYFNGETIKIQLPSLGFLVGDEGSGSAIGKQLVRRFFMQKLPADLSSEFEETYKLTVEEALKNMYHTSRPNAYLADFNKFVVERKDHPYLQKMVHDEMLSFFDYQVLPYMESKDAEINFIGSIAYYYEDILRSAAAELNLTVGQIVQKPIESLVGYHIQYIL from the coding sequence ATGGTTGCTATTGTTGATAGTGGTTCTACAAAATCCGACTGGGTAATTTTGGACGATTTTAAAAAGGTCTTTCTGAAAACAGAAACCATTGGTTTCAACCCAAACTTCATCAACAAAGAACTTATTGTTCCTGAAATTGAAAAAAATACAAGTCTTAGCACCGTTAAAAATTCGGTCACGAAAATTTATTTTTATGGTTCAGGATGTGGTGTTCAGCAAAATTGTGATATCATTATAGAAGAACTGGGTAAAGTATTTATCGGTGCAGAAATTATTGTTAAGGAAGATCTTACAGCAGCAGCTTATGCCGCTTACAGAGGAAAGCCCGCAATTGTCTGTATTTTGGGAACGGGTTCCAATTCTTGCTATTTTAACGGAGAAACCATTAAGATTCAGTTGCCTTCTCTCGGATTTCTTGTAGGAGACGAAGGAAGCGGAAGCGCGATCGGAAAACAACTGGTAAGAAGATTCTTTATGCAGAAACTTCCCGCAGATCTCTCATCGGAGTTTGAAGAAACGTATAAGCTGACCGTAGAAGAAGCCCTGAAAAATATGTATCACACTTCAAGACCGAACGCGTATTTGGCAGATTTCAACAAATTTGTGGTTGAAAGAAAAGATCATCCGTATTTACAGAAAATGGTTCATGATGAAATGCTTAGCTTTTTTGATTATCAGGTTCTGCCTTATATGGAATCCAAGGATGCTGAGATCAATTTCATCGGGTCAATAGCCTATTATTATGAAGATATTTTACGTTCTGCAGCGGCAGAGCTTAATCTTACTGTGGGACAGATTGTTCAGAAACCTATCGAAAGTCTGGTAGGCTACCACATACAATATATATTATAA
- a CDS encoding NADP-dependent malic enzyme, producing MSSKTHRDEKNFNQAALDYHKAEPKGKIEVIPSKPHSSQRDLSLAYSPGVAVPCMEIHDKPETVYDYTGKGNLVAVISNGTAVLGLGDIGAEASKPVMEGKGLLFKIFADINVFDIEINEKDPDKFIEIVKGIAPTFGGINLEDIKAPEAFYIEQRLKEELDIPLMHDDQHGTAIISAAALINSLQIANKKIEEVKMVVNGAGAAAIACTNLYISLGLKRENVLMCDSKGVINHKRENLTPEKIDFVAHTDIETLEDAVKGSDVFVGLSKGNVMTPEMLLSMNENPIVFALANPDPEIAYNVAIETRKDVIMATGRSDYPNQVNNVLGFPYIFRGALDVQAKGINEAMKLAAVHAIADLAKEPVPEAVILAYNIQNLQFGREYFIPKPFDNRLITKVSSAVAKAAVESGIARKTITNFEEYENSLLDRMGRDEKLVRMMQNRAKANPKRITLGNAEEYNVLKAAQILYEEGIAYPSLLGNKKYIKEQMEHFGINLDIPIIDPSDDDQKENRKKYRETLWKLRQRKGMNEYKAKRFVRQRDYFGPLMLKHGDTDGLIVGFSKNYTSVLRPVLEVIEKDKGVDKVAAMMMILSEKKPIFFADTSINQNPTAEDLVNIAKMAEFTVKSFAIEPRIAMLGFENFAAISETSKKVAKAVSILHEKYPKMVVDGEIQPDFAMNSDHLSDYPFSKLGTTPANTFIFPNLESANLSYKIIRGMKVAQVIGPILMGLKQPVHVLQMRSSVDEIVNLATIAVLDAQRREKKDKK from the coding sequence ATGTCAAGTAAAACCCACCGCGACGAAAAGAACTTTAATCAGGCGGCTTTAGATTATCATAAAGCCGAACCTAAAGGTAAGATCGAAGTGATCCCTTCAAAACCACACTCATCTCAGAGAGATTTGTCATTGGCGTATTCTCCGGGGGTTGCAGTTCCTTGTATGGAAATCCACGATAAGCCGGAAACGGTGTACGACTACACCGGAAAAGGAAATCTGGTAGCTGTTATTTCAAACGGTACCGCAGTTCTTGGTTTGGGAGATATCGGAGCAGAAGCTTCGAAGCCGGTAATGGAAGGGAAAGGTCTTTTGTTCAAAATTTTTGCGGACATTAACGTTTTCGATATTGAAATCAACGAAAAAGATCCTGATAAATTCATAGAAATTGTAAAAGGGATTGCTCCTACGTTTGGAGGAATCAACCTTGAAGATATTAAAGCTCCCGAAGCGTTTTATATAGAACAGAGGCTGAAAGAAGAACTGGATATTCCTTTGATGCACGACGATCAGCACGGAACGGCAATTATTTCCGCAGCAGCATTAATCAATTCGCTTCAGATTGCTAATAAAAAGATCGAAGAAGTGAAAATGGTGGTGAATGGAGCAGGAGCAGCAGCTATTGCATGTACCAATCTTTATATTTCTCTTGGTTTGAAAAGAGAAAATGTCTTAATGTGCGACAGTAAAGGAGTAATCAACCACAAAAGAGAAAACCTTACTCCCGAAAAAATCGATTTTGTTGCTCATACAGACATCGAAACATTGGAAGATGCCGTAAAAGGTTCAGACGTTTTCGTCGGATTATCAAAAGGAAATGTAATGACACCGGAAATGTTGCTGAGCATGAACGAAAATCCTATCGTTTTCGCATTGGCAAATCCGGATCCGGAAATTGCTTATAATGTAGCAATTGAAACCCGTAAAGATGTCATTATGGCTACAGGAAGAAGCGATTATCCTAATCAGGTTAATAACGTTCTCGGTTTCCCTTACATTTTCCGTGGAGCATTGGATGTTCAGGCAAAAGGAATTAATGAAGCAATGAAACTGGCGGCTGTTCATGCCATTGCAGATTTAGCGAAAGAGCCTGTTCCGGAAGCGGTAATTTTAGCATATAATATTCAGAATCTGCAGTTCGGAAGAGAATATTTTATTCCGAAACCATTTGATAACCGTTTAATTACGAAAGTTTCAAGTGCAGTAGCAAAAGCTGCCGTAGAAAGCGGTATTGCCAGAAAAACAATTACAAACTTCGAAGAATACGAAAACAGCCTTCTCGACAGAATGGGAAGAGACGAGAAGCTGGTAAGAATGATGCAGAACCGTGCAAAAGCCAATCCGAAGAGAATTACTTTAGGAAACGCAGAAGAATACAATGTTCTGAAAGCTGCACAGATCTTATATGAAGAAGGAATTGCGTATCCGAGTCTGTTAGGAAATAAAAAATACATCAAAGAGCAGATGGAACATTTCGGGATCAATCTTGATATTCCGATTATTGATCCGAGCGACGACGACCAGAAAGAAAACAGAAAAAAATACAGAGAAACACTTTGGAAACTTCGTCAGAGAAAAGGAATGAACGAATACAAAGCAAAAAGATTCGTTCGCCAGAGAGATTATTTCGGTCCTTTGATGCTTAAACATGGCGATACTGATGGATTAATCGTTGGTTTCTCTAAAAACTATACTTCTGTTCTTAGACCAGTTTTAGAAGTAATTGAAAAAGATAAAGGAGTCGATAAAGTAGCAGCAATGATGATGATCCTGTCTGAAAAGAAACCCATTTTCTTCGCAGATACTTCCATCAATCAGAATCCTACTGCGGAAGATCTGGTAAATATTGCTAAAATGGCAGAGTTCACCGTAAAATCTTTTGCCATCGAACCGAGAATTGCCATGCTGGGATTTGAAAACTTCGCAGCTATCTCCGAAACTTCAAAGAAAGTGGCAAAAGCAGTAAGCATCCTTCACGAAAAATATCCGAAAATGGTCGTGGACGGAGAAATTCAGCCGGATTTTGCCATGAATTCTGATCATTTAAGTGATTATCCGTTTTCAAAATTAGGAACAACGCCTGCCAATACATTCATTTTCCCGAATCTTGAAAGTGCCAACTTATCCTACAAGATCATCAGAGGGATGAAAGTAGCACAGGTAATCGGACCAATTCTGATGGGGCTGAAACAGCCGGTTCACGTTCTGCAGATGCGTTCCAGCGTAGATGAGATTGTAAACCTTGCCACCATTGCGGTTCTGGATGCCCAGAGAAGAGAGAAAAAAGATAAAAAGTAA
- a CDS encoding IS5 family transposase, with amino-acid sequence MLGKNPEKKPELFRPMLVDFIDHEHELVLLSEKIDWNYFEKEFSPLYSKVGNPSHPIRFMVGCLLLKHLYNLGDETLEKAWIMNPYMQHFCGRVFFEHEFPCDPSNFVHFRKRIGEKGIEKIFAYSVRMHDAKTNTSNFVLSDTTVQENNTSFPTDAKLCKKVIDYCNKIAGNEGIKQRQRYTKVSKQMVRNTYNGKHPKRAKAARKSQRQLKTIAMRLIRELQRNFNAEQQEFYKDLMTLYTKVVTQKRNDADKIYSIHKPFTRCIAKGKAHSQYEFGNKVGLITTANKGKKIILGIKAFLQTPYDGHTIEPLLEQMETGGQKLPKELVYDRGGRGKSEIKGVKISIPSTPRKKDTAYQKQTKRKKFRTRAAIEPIIGHLKTDFRLAKNYFMGETGPQINALLAATAWNMKKMMELLKQKIIFLFYKIQIMLFSNPVFKNKLNSGFC; translated from the coding sequence ATGTTGGGGAAAAATCCAGAAAAGAAGCCAGAATTATTCCGCCCAATGTTGGTGGATTTTATTGACCACGAGCATGAACTTGTTCTACTTTCAGAAAAAATAGATTGGAATTATTTTGAGAAAGAATTTTCGCCCTTGTATTCCAAAGTGGGCAATCCGAGCCATCCGATTCGGTTTATGGTGGGTTGTTTGCTACTGAAACATTTGTATAATTTGGGCGATGAGACGTTGGAAAAAGCCTGGATCATGAATCCTTATATGCAGCATTTTTGTGGCAGGGTTTTCTTTGAACACGAATTTCCTTGTGACCCGAGTAATTTTGTTCATTTCCGAAAAAGAATTGGCGAAAAAGGTATCGAAAAAATCTTTGCCTACAGCGTAAGAATGCACGATGCCAAGACGAACACCTCAAATTTTGTTTTGTCCGATACTACCGTTCAGGAGAATAATACCTCTTTTCCTACCGATGCAAAATTGTGCAAAAAAGTGATTGATTATTGCAACAAAATAGCCGGAAATGAAGGCATAAAACAAAGACAACGCTACACAAAAGTCAGCAAACAAATGGTGCGCAACACCTACAACGGAAAACATCCCAAGCGGGCAAAAGCGGCAAGGAAATCTCAAAGACAGCTCAAAACCATCGCCATGAGACTGATTCGTGAATTGCAACGGAATTTTAATGCAGAACAGCAAGAATTTTATAAAGATTTAATGACATTGTACACCAAGGTTGTCACACAAAAAAGAAACGATGCCGATAAAATTTACAGCATTCACAAGCCTTTTACCCGATGTATTGCCAAAGGAAAAGCGCATAGCCAGTATGAATTTGGGAATAAGGTAGGTTTGATAACCACCGCCAACAAAGGCAAGAAAATTATTCTCGGGATTAAAGCATTTTTGCAAACTCCTTACGATGGTCACACCATAGAACCACTTTTGGAACAGATGGAAACCGGTGGTCAAAAGCTCCCAAAAGAACTCGTTTACGATAGAGGTGGCAGAGGAAAATCAGAAATAAAGGGCGTGAAAATCTCCATCCCAAGCACTCCAAGAAAAAAAGACACTGCTTATCAAAAGCAGACAAAGCGCAAAAAATTTAGAACCAGAGCGGCAATAGAACCTATCATCGGACATTTAAAAACCGATTTTAGGCTGGCAAAAAATTACTTCATGGGAGAAACGGGACCACAAATCAATGCATTACTAGCTGCAACCGCTTGGAACATGAAGAAAATGATGGAACTACTGAAACAGAAAATTATTTTCTTATTTTATAAGATACAAATTATGCTGTTTTCTAATCCTGTTTTTAAAAATAAATTAAATAGTGGGTTTTGTTAA
- a CDS encoding DUF6705 family protein, whose protein sequence is MKEIYLKALMICLIINTLSCSAQNLPLNTPFASIPNGAYIKDTNNELTPYIGTYKGTFDDKEITLFITKQENKLENSAQKSYYMDALIVKYIVKNSSGAILQDTQNNSSDIEFYSFKMRPAKNALQFIYTGTNCHVGWGDIYLKKINTTQISWEYRPDDIITTAAKCPPTLDTTIYLPETKNLIFTKQ, encoded by the coding sequence ATGAAAGAAATATATTTAAAAGCCTTAATGATATGTTTAATAATTAACACATTATCTTGTTCCGCACAAAATCTTCCTCTAAACACTCCATTCGCGAGTATTCCCAATGGAGCATATATAAAGGACACAAATAATGAATTAACGCCTTACATAGGTACTTATAAAGGTACTTTTGATGATAAAGAAATTACACTGTTTATTACTAAGCAAGAAAATAAATTAGAAAATAGTGCTCAAAAAAGTTATTATATGGATGCTTTAATTGTAAAATATATTGTTAAAAATTCTTCAGGAGCTATTTTACAAGATACTCAGAATAATAGCTCAGACATTGAATTCTATAGCTTCAAAATGAGACCTGCAAAAAATGCTTTACAGTTTATTTATACTGGTACAAATTGTCATGTTGGATGGGGAGATATTTATTTAAAAAAAATAAATACGACACAAATATCTTGGGAATATAGACCTGATGATATTATTACAACAGCTGCAAAATGCCCTCCGACTTTAGATACGACAATTTATCTACCTGAGACAAAAAATCTAATTTTTACAAAACAGTAA